A DNA window from Legionella sp. MW5194 contains the following coding sequences:
- the hemB gene encoding porphobilinogen synthase, whose translation MTTPAYHLPLRLKRLRRTAAARDMLQETRLHPRQFIAPLFISETLPQKKEIKSMPGQFQLPLHALTEELDSLSALGLPAVLLFGLPAHKDARGSDSLKDDGIIQRAVQSIKQSHPDMLVITDVCFCEYTDHGHCGVVHGEQIDNDETLYLLGQQAVSHARAGADWVAPSSMTDGMVFAIREALDSEGFQDTAILSYAVKYSSSFYGPFREAAEGAPKFGDRKTYQMNPANSSEALREAALDIEEGADLLMVKPAMNYLDIIHLLKQHYPEIPLCAYQVSGEYSMLKMAAQQGLIQEEAAMLESLMAIKRAGADLLISYFAKDFARLFNRL comes from the coding sequence ATGACTACACCAGCTTATCATTTACCATTAAGGCTTAAACGATTAAGAAGAACGGCCGCAGCGCGTGACATGCTGCAGGAAACCCGTCTGCATCCCAGGCAATTCATTGCCCCGCTGTTTATCAGTGAAACCCTGCCGCAAAAAAAAGAAATAAAAAGCATGCCCGGCCAATTTCAACTGCCCCTGCATGCCCTGACCGAAGAACTCGACAGCTTAAGCGCGCTTGGTCTGCCTGCCGTTTTACTGTTTGGTCTTCCAGCCCACAAGGATGCCCGCGGCAGCGACTCGCTTAAGGACGACGGCATTATTCAGCGCGCTGTTCAAAGCATTAAACAGAGTCATCCCGACATGCTGGTAATCACCGACGTCTGTTTTTGCGAATACACGGATCATGGCCACTGCGGCGTGGTACATGGCGAGCAGATTGATAATGACGAGACCCTGTATTTACTCGGCCAACAGGCAGTGAGTCACGCCAGAGCCGGCGCCGATTGGGTGGCGCCAAGCAGCATGACCGACGGCATGGTTTTCGCCATCCGTGAAGCCCTGGACAGCGAGGGGTTTCAGGATACGGCGATTTTGAGTTACGCTGTCAAATACAGCTCGAGTTTTTATGGGCCTTTCCGTGAAGCGGCCGAAGGTGCTCCGAAATTTGGCGATCGTAAAACCTATCAGATGAATCCTGCCAATTCATCAGAAGCCCTGCGGGAAGCCGCGCTTGATATAGAGGAAGGCGCCGACCTGCTGATGGTTAAACCGGCGATGAATTACCTCGATATTATTCACCTGTTAAAGCAGCATTACCCGGAAATACCGCTTTGTGCCTACCAGGTCAGCGGTGAGTATTCCATGTTGAAAATGGCGGCTCAACAGGGGTTAATTCAGGAAGAGGCGGCTATGCTTGAAAGCTTGATGGCCATTAAACGGGCGGGGGCTGATTTGCTGATCTCCTATTTTGCCAAAGATTTTGCCCGATTATTTAACCGTCTATAA